In Rutidosis leptorrhynchoides isolate AG116_Rl617_1_P2 chromosome 2, CSIRO_AGI_Rlap_v1, whole genome shotgun sequence, one genomic interval encodes:
- the LOC139892968 gene encoding phosphoglucomutase, chloroplastic-like has protein sequence MAMATGLLITSILSHPSLHRLTTTTAAATSVSSSSSLPLLFSNKLTQRTRLASSAIKASSSTTFTESQDLKVNTIPTKPIEGQKTGTSGLRKKVKVFMQENYLANWIQALFNSLPPEDYKNALLVLGGDGRYFNKEAAQLIIKIAAGNGVGKILVGQEGILSTPAVSAIIRKRKANGGFIMSASHNPGGPEYDWGIKFNYSSGQPAPESITDLIYGNTLSISEIKLADIPDVDLSTVGVTKYGNFSVEVVDSVSDYLDLMEEVFDFSLIKSLVSRPDFRLTFDAMHAVTGAYAKPIFVDKLGASLDSICNGVPLEDFGHGHPDPNLTYAKDLVNIMFNDNGPDFGAASDGDGDRNMILGRQFFVTPSDSVAIIAANAQEAIPYFQSGPKGLARSMPTSGALDRVAEKLNLPFFEVPTGWKFFGNLMDAGNLSICGEESFGTGSDHIREKDGIWAVLAWLSIIAYRNKNTKPGEKLVSVSDIVKEHWAAYGRNYFSRYDYEECESEGANEMVNYLRDLISKSKQGDKYGDYTLRFADDFYYTDPVDGSVASKQGVRFVFTDGSRIIFRLSGTGSAGATVRIYIEQFEPDVSKHDLDAQVALKPLIDLALSVSKLKEFTGREKPTVIT, from the exons ATGGCGATGGCCACCGGATTATTAATAACCTCAATTCTATCTCATCCGTCACTCCACCGTCTCACTACCACCACCGCTGCCGCAACTTCCGTCTCATCTTCATCGTCGTTGCCTCTACTCTTCTCCAATAAACTAACTCAACGAACTCGACTAGCTTCTTCCGCAATTAAAGCTTCTTCTTCTACTACATTCACCGAGTCTCAGGATCTAAAG GTTAATACAATTCCTACCAAGCCGATAGAAGGTCAGAAAACTGGAACTAGTGGCCTCCGAAAGAAG GTTAAAGTGTTTATGCAAGAGAATTACCTTGCAAACTGGATTCAG GCATTGTTTAATTCGTTGCCACCTGAGGATTATAAGAATGCGTTGCTAGTATTAGGAGGCGATGGTCGATATTTTAACAAAGAGGCTGCACAG CTGATTATCAAAATTGCAGCTGGGAATGGAGTTGGTAAAATATTGGTTGGCCA GGAAGGTATTTTGTCAACGCCTGCTGTGTCTGCCATCATAAGGAAGAGAAAG GCAAATGGTGGTTTTATAATGAGTGCAAGCCATAATCCTGGTGGGCCTGAATATGACTGGGGCATCAAG TTCAATTACAGCAGTGGGCAACCTGCTCCCGAGTCCATAACTGATCTTATTTATGGGAACACACTTTCT ATATCTGAAATAAAGTTGGCCGATATTCCAGATGTTGACCTTTCTACTGTTGGAGTTACCAAATATGGCAACTTTAGCGTGGAAGTAGTGGACTCAGTTTCTGATTATTTGGATCTGATGGAG GAGGTCTTTGATTTTTCACTAATCAAAAGTCTTGTTTCTCGACCAGACTTCAG GCTCACATTTGATGCAATGCATGCGGTTACTGGTGCTTATGCAAAGCCAATTTTTGTAGATAAGCTTGGAGCTAGTCTG GATTCAATATGTAATGGGGTGCCTCTAGAAGATTTTGGGCATGGTCACCCTGATCCTAATCTAAC ATATGCGAAGGATTTGGTTAACATTATGTTTAATGACAATGGACCTGATTTTGGAGCTGCAAGTGATG GTGATGGTGATAGAAATATGATTCTTGGTAGACAATTTTTCGTTACCCCTTCAGACTCTGTTGCTATCATTGCAGCAAATGCACAAGAAGCTATTCCATACTTTCAGAGTGGCCCAAAG GGTTTAGCACGATCAATGCCTACAAGTGGTGCTCTTGATCGTGTGGCCGAGAAACTGAATCTTCCTTTCTTTGAG GTTCCTACTGGTTGGAAATTCTTTGGCAACTTGATGGATGCTGGAAATTTATCAATTTGCGGGGAAGAAAGTTTCGGGACTGGTTCTGACCATATACGTGAGAAAGATGGTATATG GGCTGTGTTGGCTTGGCTGTCTATAATTGCGTACAGAAACAAAAACACGAAACCTGGAGAGAAATTAGTGTCTGTTTCTGATATCGTAAAGGAACATTGGGCTGCTTATGGAAGGAACTATTTCTCTAGATACGACTATGAA GAATGCGAGTCTGAAGGAGCCAATGAAATGGTCAATTATCTTAGAGACTTAATTTCTAAAAGCAAACAAGGGGACAAATACG GAGATTATACTCTTCGGTTTGCTGATGACTTCTATTATACTGATCCT GTAGATGGGAGTGTAGCTTCAAAGCAAGGTGTTCGATTTGTCTTCACAGATGGGTCAAGGATCATATTCCGTTTATCG GGGACTGGTTCAGCAGGTGCAACTGTTAGAATCTACATAGAACAGTTCGAACCTGATGTGTCAAAACATGACTTGGATGCCCAAGTTGCACTGAAACCCTTAATAG ATCTGGCATTAAGTGTTTCAAAGCTAAAGGAGTTCACTGGAAGAGAAAAGCCTACAGTAATTACTTAA